A region of Bacillota bacterium DNA encodes the following proteins:
- a CDS encoding DUF5668 domain-containing protein — MNPFGRFIGRLVALLFILTGAVLLLGNLGFIVADPFKLAADLWPVLLIIIGLYFIWLRLRPAGKPKSVVLAESLGDASRADINVNFGAGALIINPLKKSDNLFEGDFLMKPEKLVRRSGSFAEVKLRYLQWPFLSFFSWSEDDWKVGLSTKIPLSLRLNTGASRVVANLTDNKIETLDLNTGASDVVLKLPKASGYTRVLVKGGATDIKFDVPKGVAARIKSTGTLSSLKVDEKRFPMNGSLFVSPDFDSAQNKVDIIVSAGASSITVS; from the coding sequence ATGAATCCTTTCGGGAGATTTATTGGAAGATTGGTTGCTCTTCTCTTTATCTTAACTGGAGCTGTTCTTCTCCTTGGCAACCTTGGATTTATAGTTGCCGACCCCTTTAAATTAGCTGCTGACCTTTGGCCGGTTCTTCTAATTATCATTGGCCTTTACTTTATCTGGCTGCGCCTGCGCCCCGCAGGCAAACCAAAGAGTGTGGTGCTTGCGGAGAGCTTAGGGGATGCCTCGAGAGCTGACATTAATGTCAACTTTGGGGCGGGTGCACTTATCATTAACCCCTTAAAGAAAAGCGATAATCTCTTCGAAGGAGATTTTCTTATGAAACCAGAGAAGCTGGTGAGAAGGTCGGGCAGTTTTGCGGAGGTCAAACTTCGCTATCTTCAGTGGCCTTTTCTATCTTTTTTCTCCTGGTCGGAAGATGACTGGAAAGTCGGGTTATCTACTAAAATACCGTTGAGCCTGCGCCTTAATACCGGCGCAAGCCGGGTCGTCGCCAACTTAACCGACAACAAAATCGAAACACTTGACCTTAACACAGGAGCAAGCGACGTGGTGCTGAAGCTTCCCAAAGCATCCGGATACACTCGAGTTTTAGTTAAGGGTGGGGCGACGGATATCAAGTTTGACGTTCCTAAAGGTGTTGCCGCCAGGATAAAGTCGACAGGCACACTTAGTTCTCTAAAAGTTGATGAGAAGAGGTTCCCAATGAACGGCTCTTTGTTCGTATCCCCGGATTTTGATTCCGCCCAGAACAAAGTCGACATAATCGTAAGCGCTGGGGCCTCAAGCATAACGGTCTCGTGA
- a CDS encoding PspC domain-containing protein, giving the protein MTLSSRGKVLYRSTRNTKVAGVAGGISDYFGIDATLVRLAWVALTLASVPAGIVAYTVAAVMIPKEPIN; this is encoded by the coding sequence ATAACACTTTCGTCACGCGGAAAGGTTCTCTACAGATCGACTCGAAACACTAAAGTCGCCGGTGTTGCCGGCGGCATCTCGGATTATTTTGGAATAGACGCTACGCTTGTCCGCCTTGCCTGGGTCGCACTTACTCTCGCATCGGTTCCGGCAGGCATAGTCGCATATACCGTAGCGGCTGTGATGATACCGAAAGAGCCAATAAACTAA
- a CDS encoding PD-(D/E)XK nuclease family protein codes for MTIYSYSRLGAFKDCPLRYKFRYIDGIKRPFESIEAFMGSRIHEVLEKHYIDLKHQKLNTVEDLLADFESRWRTEWHGDVVIRKADYTADNYFEMGRKCIRDYYERYYPFDQAVTLGLEKKVEFSLDPEGCYRMVGYIDRLDQRADGTYEIHDYKSSGSCPDQRYFDSDQQLALYQVALGQIFSDVRDVELVWHYLLFNKEFRSTRTPEALEQLKVDMINLIKTIETTEEFRPVESALCDWCDYPDLCPRKKHFYIIEQLPVNEYLNEPGLVLVDKLTELKAEKDSFVKDIESKIAKVEEAIVEYAKREGMDVIRGSTKKAKVKVEEVEKYPASGTKERAELEAIISLAGKLDDVLSFDIRKLAKAVKSNAWEPDLVAKVKEFGTREERHSVSLSKLSEKDLLLEEEIRD; via the coding sequence ATGACCATTTACTCATATTCCAGATTGGGAGCCTTTAAGGATTGTCCGCTCAGGTACAAGTTTCGCTATATAGATGGGATTAAGCGGCCCTTTGAGTCGATCGAGGCTTTTATGGGAAGCCGTATCCATGAGGTGCTTGAGAAACACTATATTGATTTAAAGCACCAGAAGCTAAACACTGTTGAGGATCTGCTAGCCGACTTCGAGAGCAGATGGCGCACGGAATGGCACGGAGACGTTGTTATAAGAAAAGCGGATTACACGGCAGATAACTATTTTGAGATGGGCCGTAAATGCATACGAGACTACTACGAGCGTTACTATCCCTTTGATCAGGCGGTAACGCTTGGGCTTGAAAAGAAAGTTGAGTTTTCCCTTGATCCTGAGGGCTGCTATCGGATGGTAGGGTATATTGATAGGCTGGATCAGCGTGCCGACGGTACATATGAGATCCACGACTACAAAAGTTCTGGCTCCTGCCCAGACCAGCGCTACTTTGATAGTGACCAGCAACTTGCCCTGTACCAGGTAGCACTGGGTCAAATATTTTCGGATGTGCGGGATGTCGAGCTTGTTTGGCACTACCTTCTTTTTAATAAGGAGTTTCGCTCAACAAGAACACCCGAGGCACTTGAGCAGCTTAAGGTGGATATGATCAATCTTATTAAGACAATAGAGACCACTGAGGAGTTTAGGCCGGTCGAATCTGCGCTTTGCGATTGGTGTGATTACCCCGATCTTTGCCCACGTAAAAAGCATTTTTATATTATAGAGCAGTTGCCTGTAAATGAGTACTTAAATGAGCCGGGATTGGTCCTTGTAGACAAACTTACTGAACTTAAGGCTGAAAAGGATTCGTTTGTAAAAGATATTGAATCTAAGATAGCTAAGGTTGAAGAAGCCATTGTCGAATATGCCAAACGAGAGGGTATGGATGTTATCCGTGGCTCTACAAAGAAGGCAAAAGTAAAGGTTGAGGAAGTTGAGAAATACCCGGCTTCGGGAACGAAAGAGCGGGCCGAACTCGAAGCTATTATATCTCTTGCCGGTAAGTTAGACGATGTCCTGTCCTTTGATATAAGAAAACTTGCCAAAGCTGTTAAGTCGAATGCCTGGGAGCCTGACCTTGTGGCAAAAGTTAAAGAATTCGGAACGAGGGAGGAAAGGCATTCCGTATCACTATCTAAGCTTAGTGAAAAAGACCTGCTACTTGAAGAAGAGATCAGGGATTAG
- a CDS encoding SagB/ThcOx family dehydrogenase — protein sequence MNNSDVVKLPEFRYSGGISVEEALLRRRSYRRYKDEPLTLAEVGQLLWAAQGITRPEKGFRTAPSAGALFPLEIYLVAGNVNHLPKGVYKYKPRGHEIIKTIDGDLRDKLVGAALGQSFIANAPISIVIAAVYERTTSRYGKRGIRYVYMDAGLAAENVYLQAVPNLGTVFVGAFDDDAVKSLLKLPDGEYPLCILPVGRV from the coding sequence ATGAATAATTCAGACGTGGTAAAACTGCCCGAGTTTAGATACAGCGGGGGCATATCGGTCGAAGAAGCTTTACTGAGGCGGAGGTCATACAGGCGGTACAAAGATGAGCCTCTAACACTGGCTGAGGTAGGACAGCTTCTTTGGGCTGCTCAGGGTATAACGAGGCCGGAGAAGGGTTTTAGGACGGCACCTTCTGCAGGCGCGCTTTTTCCGCTCGAGATTTACCTGGTAGCGGGAAATGTAAACCATCTGCCAAAAGGAGTTTACAAATATAAACCCCGAGGCCATGAGATTATAAAAACCATAGATGGTGATCTAAGGGATAAGCTTGTTGGTGCCGCACTTGGACAGTCGTTTATTGCAAATGCCCCCATAAGCATTGTTATAGCTGCAGTTTACGAGCGGACAACTTCTCGGTACGGGAAAAGGGGAATAAGGTATGTATACATGGATGCAGGGCTTGCCGCCGAGAATGTTTACCTACAGGCGGTTCCAAATCTGGGGACTGTTTTTGTGGGTGCTTTCGACGATGATGCAGTTAAATCGCTTCTGAAGCTTCCGGATGGTGAATATCCGCTTTGTATATTGCCGGTGGGGCGAGTGTAG
- the lipA gene encoding lipoyl synthase: MADNIERKPQHLRVRFSQGPNYRFVKNTLRHLKLHTVCEEAGCPNIYECFESKTATFLILGDKCTRNCRFCLVDSGKPLPPDPAEPSNVARAVSSLGLRYAVITSVTRDDLADGGAGIFAATVREIRKTAPECAIEVLIPDFAGNWQALKLVTEANPDVLNHNIETVPRLYPKIRRAANYERSLKLLEIAKNMGFTGLIKSGIMVGLGEDMDELIEVMADLRRHGCDMITIGQYLAPSKEHFPIAKYYVPAEFKELEKVGYQMGFSHVESGPLIRSSYHAREQRIQAR; this comes from the coding sequence ATGGCAGATAACATTGAGCGCAAACCACAACACTTACGGGTAAGGTTCTCGCAAGGTCCAAACTACCGGTTTGTTAAAAACACATTAAGACATCTTAAACTTCATACAGTTTGCGAGGAAGCCGGCTGTCCTAATATTTATGAGTGCTTTGAATCTAAGACGGCAACCTTTCTTATCCTTGGCGATAAATGTACACGTAACTGCCGTTTTTGCCTGGTTGACAGCGGTAAACCCCTGCCTCCCGACCCTGCCGAGCCTTCAAATGTAGCCCGGGCAGTTTCAAGTCTTGGGTTAAGATATGCTGTTATTACATCCGTTACAAGAGATGATTTAGCTGACGGCGGGGCTGGCATTTTTGCAGCAACAGTAAGAGAAATAAGGAAAACCGCACCGGAATGCGCTATCGAGGTACTGATCCCCGATTTTGCCGGTAATTGGCAGGCTCTAAAGCTGGTTACCGAAGCAAACCCGGACGTTTTAAACCATAACATTGAAACCGTCCCCCGCCTCTATCCAAAAATAAGGCGTGCAGCAAACTATGAGCGCTCACTGAAACTACTTGAAATAGCAAAGAACATGGGCTTTACCGGCCTTATCAAATCTGGAATCATGGTCGGTTTGGGCGAAGATATGGACGAGCTTATTGAGGTGATGGCCGACTTAAGACGCCATGGATGCGATATGATAACTATCGGCCAGTACCTTGCCCCATCAAAAGAGCATTTTCCAATTGCCAAATACTACGTGCCTGCAGAGTTTAAGGAGCTTGAGAAGGTCGGCTACCAGATGGGTTTTTCCCATGTCGAATCCGGCCCCCTTATTAGAAGTTCTTATCACGCAAGAGAGCAGAGGATTCAAGCCAGATAG
- the lipB gene encoding lipoyl(octanoyl) transferase LipB, protein MDYRDALELQSDLVVLRLESKIPDILLLLEHPHIYTTGRRFNPSHLLISDEEMRKSGVSLVLTDRGGDITYHGPGQLVGYPIINIGGITKIKDYLYKLEEVLIRTIAALGIESDRLPGYPGVWFGFEKLAAIGIRVTRGITKHGFSLNVSPDLSYFCGIVPCGIRDKGVTSLSKIIGKKVPMLLIQKLVIKSFADVFGFDPVPISKDMLLKIIKESPIQDSRAAG, encoded by the coding sequence ATGGATTACCGAGATGCGCTGGAGTTGCAGTCGGATCTGGTTGTGCTTCGTCTTGAGTCAAAGATACCGGATATTTTGCTGCTTCTTGAGCATCCCCACATATATACGACAGGAAGACGATTTAACCCATCCCACCTTCTGATAAGCGATGAAGAGATGAGAAAGTCCGGCGTAAGCCTAGTACTAACCGATCGGGGTGGCGACATAACATACCATGGACCTGGACAATTGGTCGGCTATCCAATAATCAACATAGGCGGCATCACAAAGATAAAGGATTATCTATATAAACTTGAGGAGGTATTAATAAGAACCATTGCAGCTTTAGGGATAGAGTCAGACAGGCTACCGGGCTATCCGGGTGTTTGGTTTGGTTTCGAAAAGCTTGCCGCGATCGGTATTCGGGTAACGCGCGGCATTACAAAGCATGGTTTTTCCCTTAACGTATCGCCAGACCTCTCCTATTTTTGCGGGATAGTACCCTGCGGGATTAGAGACAAAGGTGTGACGTCGCTCTCCAAGATAATTGGGAAAAAAGTCCCGATGCTGCTCATCCAAAAGCTGGTCATAAAGAGTTTCGCCGACGTATTTGGGTTTGATCCTGTACCGATCAGCAAAGATATGTTGCTTAAAATAATTAAAGAGTCCCCGATCCAGGATTCCCGAGCTGCAGGTTGA
- a CDS encoding 2-oxo acid dehydrogenase subunit E2 yields MTIPLTMPRLGETVTEGTIIKWLKKEGDFVNKDESIVEVSTAKVETELPAPASGKVTKIIAQEDETVPVGADLALIDETAKPGVPAPEKKPPEAAAPPPKPAAEKAPLAAVPEAKPPEVKPEVGFISPVVRKLAREHNIDLSKVTGTGAGGRITRQDVERYIELQRAAAPGPPKPPIAKAPPISLAPMPSAEIPEREIPGMAAMKAEQPTEAPPAPEVKPTPAPQAPSLPGERIVETPHIRHEIAKHMINSWHTAAKVTAIVEVDMTSVVKQRDKVKENFKKREGFSLTYLPFVAKATIDALKNFPLVNARIVDEHHIALHDYINLGIAVAIEDGLIVPVVKDADRMNLIGIARAVYDLAERARTGKLKPDEVVGSTFTITNPGSYGSIIQTPIINQPNVAILSLELIQKRPVVIDEAIAIRHMVFMPLSYDHRLIDGAMAAQFLNRIKHNLETWDFTPDLASLM; encoded by the coding sequence ATGACAATTCCTTTAACAATGCCCCGACTCGGTGAGACAGTTACCGAGGGGACCATTATTAAGTGGCTTAAAAAAGAAGGCGATTTCGTAAACAAGGATGAAAGCATAGTTGAGGTATCAACAGCTAAAGTTGAAACCGAGCTACCCGCCCCCGCAAGTGGTAAAGTAACAAAAATTATCGCGCAGGAAGACGAAACCGTGCCTGTAGGTGCCGATCTTGCGTTAATAGATGAGACAGCAAAACCGGGGGTGCCTGCTCCAGAGAAAAAACCGCCAGAGGCAGCAGCTCCGCCACCTAAACCTGCCGCTGAGAAGGCTCCCCTTGCTGCCGTACCTGAGGCAAAACCACCCGAGGTGAAACCCGAGGTAGGATTTATATCACCAGTCGTGCGAAAATTGGCGCGTGAGCATAATATAGACCTGTCTAAAGTAACTGGCACCGGCGCAGGAGGAAGAATAACCAGACAAGACGTTGAAAGATATATCGAGCTGCAACGGGCGGCAGCACCTGGTCCGCCTAAGCCACCGATAGCTAAGGCGCCTCCAATATCACTAGCTCCTATGCCATCAGCGGAAATCCCGGAACGCGAGATACCCGGTATGGCAGCCATGAAGGCTGAGCAGCCAACCGAGGCTCCTCCAGCACCTGAGGTCAAACCAACGCCAGCGCCTCAAGCACCGAGCCTTCCAGGTGAGAGAATTGTCGAAACGCCGCACATAAGGCATGAGATAGCCAAGCATATGATCAATAGCTGGCACACAGCGGCAAAGGTGACGGCTATAGTTGAGGTTGATATGACAAGCGTGGTTAAGCAGCGGGATAAGGTTAAAGAGAACTTCAAGAAACGCGAAGGGTTCTCGCTCACCTATCTTCCCTTCGTTGCTAAAGCCACAATAGATGCCCTGAAGAACTTTCCCCTGGTAAATGCCAGAATCGTTGATGAACATCACATTGCATTACATGACTATATCAACCTTGGTATAGCAGTCGCCATTGAGGATGGGCTGATAGTGCCGGTTGTTAAGGATGCTGACCGGATGAACTTGATAGGAATAGCCCGCGCAGTCTATGACCTCGCAGAGAGAGCAAGAACGGGAAAATTAAAACCGGACGAGGTAGTTGGGTCTACGTTTACTATTACCAACCCAGGCTCTTACGGATCTATCATACAGACGCCGATAATAAACCAGCCCAACGTAGCTATATTAAGCCTTGAGCTTATTCAAAAAAGGCCAGTTGTAATCGACGAGGCTATTGCAATCCGGCACATGGTTTTTATGCCGCTTTCATACGACCACAGGCTAATCGATGGAGCTATGGCGGCACAATTTTTAAACCGCATCAAGCATAACCTTGAGACGTGGGATTTTACCCCGGACCTGGCAAGCCTGATGTGA
- a CDS encoding alpha-ketoacid dehydrogenase subunit beta yields the protein MQPNPNQDGQKETLFIDAISQALWEEMERDPSIFIIGEDIGVYGGAFKVTKGFLDHFGPERIIDAPIAEEAFTGMAVGAALMGMRPIVEYQYADFISCAWDQIVNVAAKYHYRTRDAVPMVMRAPSGAGLRAGPFHSQSPEGWFAHVPGLKVVMPATPYDAKGLLKAAIRDNNPVIYFEHKYLYRRLKEPIPTEDYTVPIGKADVQREGNDVTIVTYAAMVQTALAAAEKAQEKGISVEVVDLRTIYPLDKETILNSVAKTNKAIMLYEDTRTLGIGAEVSAIIAEEAFESLDGPILRVSSPDAPVPYSPPLEDYFLPQVDDVMNAIDRLSAY from the coding sequence ATGCAGCCTAACCCAAACCAAGATGGCCAGAAAGAGACACTCTTTATTGATGCGATATCCCAAGCCCTTTGGGAAGAGATGGAGCGCGACCCAAGCATATTCATCATAGGAGAGGATATCGGAGTCTATGGAGGCGCGTTCAAGGTGACTAAAGGTTTTTTAGACCACTTTGGCCCTGAAAGAATAATAGATGCGCCGATAGCAGAAGAAGCTTTCACCGGTATGGCAGTAGGTGCGGCGCTTATGGGCATGCGCCCCATAGTCGAATACCAATATGCCGATTTTATATCGTGCGCATGGGATCAGATTGTTAACGTTGCAGCCAAATACCATTACCGCACACGCGATGCTGTGCCCATGGTAATGCGGGCACCCTCGGGAGCAGGTTTAAGGGCAGGTCCATTTCATAGCCAAAGCCCTGAGGGATGGTTTGCTCATGTGCCGGGATTAAAAGTAGTTATGCCCGCTACTCCTTACGACGCTAAGGGGCTTTTAAAGGCAGCTATTCGAGATAATAACCCGGTCATCTACTTTGAACATAAATACCTTTACCGCCGCTTAAAGGAACCAATCCCGACCGAGGATTACACAGTTCCCATAGGCAAAGCCGACGTGCAACGGGAAGGTAACGATGTTACGATCGTCACCTATGCAGCTATGGTGCAGACTGCTCTCGCGGCCGCTGAGAAAGCACAGGAGAAAGGTATTTCTGTCGAGGTAGTCGATTTGAGAACTATCTATCCCTTAGACAAGGAAACTATACTTAATTCGGTCGCTAAAACAAATAAGGCAATCATGTTGTATGAAGACACAAGAACATTAGGTATCGGCGCAGAAGTCTCGGCTATCATCGCTGAAGAAGCATTTGAAAGTCTGGATGGCCCAATACTTAGGGTTTCGTCCCCAGATGCGCCGGTACCCTACAGTCCGCCTCTTGAGGATTACTTCCTCCCGCAGGTGGATGATGTGATGAATGCAATAGATAGATTGTCGGCATATTAA
- a CDS encoding thiamine pyrophosphate-dependent dehydrogenase E1 component subunit alpha — translation MQVKPLELGAKELLDVYYLMRLGRAIEDRLNLLYKGGRLPGAIYLGTGQEAIEIGASYALEPGDVLAPTHRDMMAQLPRGITPREVFLQHYARANSLTHGKGEDNYQGDLKRGTFATVSMLPDFYPVAAGAALAFKLRKEKRVAMAYCGEGATSVGDWHEAINVASVMNLPVVFVVINNGYAYSTPVYKEMKVANVADRACAYAIPGVVVDGNDVVECYQETKKAVERAREGGGPTLIEAKTMRMRGHAGHDPATYVAKEIIDLWTKRDPIVRFENYLVSRNLLNDQQKQEIINRVNEAVEDAVSFAESSPYPEGKEAIEDVYAA, via the coding sequence ATGCAAGTTAAGCCATTAGAACTTGGAGCAAAAGAGTTGCTAGATGTCTACTACCTCATGCGGCTTGGACGTGCAATCGAAGACCGCCTCAACCTCCTTTACAAGGGCGGAAGGCTTCCCGGGGCAATTTATCTTGGAACCGGACAGGAAGCTATAGAAATCGGGGCATCTTACGCCCTTGAGCCCGGAGATGTGCTCGCCCCCACCCACCGAGATATGATGGCACAGCTGCCAAGAGGTATTACCCCAAGAGAAGTATTTTTACAGCATTATGCCAGAGCAAACAGCTTAACACATGGCAAAGGAGAAGATAACTACCAGGGCGATTTAAAGCGCGGGACGTTTGCAACCGTAAGTATGCTCCCTGATTTTTATCCGGTAGCAGCGGGGGCTGCGCTTGCTTTTAAGCTACGCAAGGAAAAACGCGTAGCAATGGCCTACTGTGGTGAGGGCGCAACATCGGTCGGTGACTGGCATGAAGCGATAAATGTCGCATCTGTCATGAATCTACCAGTTGTCTTTGTAGTCATCAACAACGGTTATGCGTATTCCACCCCGGTTTACAAAGAAATGAAGGTGGCAAATGTCGCCGATAGGGCTTGTGCCTATGCGATCCCCGGCGTGGTAGTTGATGGCAATGATGTCGTCGAGTGCTACCAGGAAACAAAGAAGGCAGTCGAGAGAGCACGCGAGGGTGGCGGCCCTACCCTGATTGAGGCAAAAACGATGCGCATGCGCGGCCACGCCGGTCACGACCCCGCAACTTACGTGGCAAAAGAGATAATCGACCTATGGACGAAAAGAGACCCGATTGTTCGCTTTGAGAATTACCTGGTCTCACGCAATTTATTAAACGATCAGCAAAAACAAGAAATCATAAACCGGGTAAATGAAGCTGTTGAAGATGCGGTCAGTTTTGCTGAATCCAGTCCTTACCCGGAAGGAAAGGAGGCCATCGAGGATGTCTATGCAGCCTAA
- the lpdA gene encoding dihydrolipoyl dehydrogenase, which yields MSEAIYDIAIIGGGPGGYASAFRAAEIGLRPVIIEKDKVGGTCVHRGCIPTTSLLQSARVLEMTRRADKFGIKTEGVSYDWQSVQKAKSVAVNRLYMGLRTLFKQHQVDVIKGLATFDEPGLVRVDGEAGAQTVRAENVIIATGSSPRSIPILERSPDMTIDTTQALEINEVPRSITIVGGGAYGVEFASLFKSFGSEVSIIDIAPHLLPREDADIAKRLERIFSKRGINIHTQAKIQAAAIIDNQVQIEIELQNTGEVKTVASDKVLVTVGRTANLDNIDTETLGLKTKDGFIDTDSDMKTNIEGVYAVGDVTFNPQYANFAFSEGIHAVEAIAGLNPPKLNLKQIPIYIFGYPELAKVGYTEDEARQAGFEIETVGLSFQAVPRSAIDKDDTGFAKMIAIKGGPIIGVHLIGPDVVNLISEAMLITNWEATAEDVAQFLHPHPTYAESIGETVLKLANKPLHSL from the coding sequence TTGAGCGAAGCTATTTACGACATTGCGATTATAGGAGGCGGTCCCGGCGGGTACGCCTCTGCGTTCCGGGCTGCCGAGATCGGTCTCAGACCGGTAATTATAGAGAAGGACAAAGTCGGCGGCACCTGCGTTCACCGGGGATGTATCCCGACTACAAGCCTGCTGCAGAGTGCCAGGGTACTCGAGATGACCAGACGGGCTGATAAGTTTGGGATTAAAACCGAAGGTGTATCATATGACTGGCAAAGCGTTCAAAAAGCCAAATCGGTCGCCGTTAATCGGCTTTATATGGGCCTTAGAACTCTTTTCAAACAGCATCAAGTTGATGTTATTAAAGGCCTTGCCACCTTTGATGAGCCAGGACTGGTTAGAGTCGATGGTGAGGCTGGCGCGCAGACGGTACGCGCAGAAAACGTTATTATCGCAACCGGCTCTTCCCCGCGAAGCATCCCCATATTGGAGAGAAGTCCGGATATGACAATAGATACAACGCAGGCTCTTGAGATAAACGAGGTGCCCAGGTCGATAACCATAGTCGGCGGTGGCGCATATGGAGTTGAGTTTGCTTCCCTTTTTAAAAGCTTTGGCTCCGAGGTGTCGATTATAGATATTGCCCCTCACCTGCTACCTAGAGAAGACGCAGACATAGCAAAACGGTTAGAAAGAATATTTTCTAAGCGGGGTATCAATATTCACACACAGGCAAAAATACAGGCGGCTGCAATAATCGATAACCAAGTCCAGATAGAAATTGAACTTCAAAACACCGGCGAAGTTAAAACTGTAGCATCGGATAAAGTGCTGGTGACCGTCGGGAGAACCGCAAACCTTGACAATATCGATACCGAAACGCTGGGGCTTAAAACAAAAGACGGTTTTATAGACACCGATAGCGATATGAAAACAAATATTGAAGGAGTTTATGCTGTTGGCGATGTTACGTTTAACCCTCAATATGCTAACTTTGCCTTCTCAGAAGGAATCCATGCGGTTGAGGCAATCGCTGGCTTAAACCCGCCCAAGCTCAACTTAAAGCAAATTCCAATATACATATTCGGATATCCGGAGTTGGCAAAAGTCGGCTATACAGAGGATGAAGCTAGACAAGCTGGATTTGAAATCGAAACGGTTGGCCTTTCCTTCCAGGCAGTACCAAGGTCTGCGATTGATAAAGATGATACTGGGTTTGCAAAAATGATCGCCATAAAAGGGGGTCCTATAATTGGCGTTCACCTTATAGGACCTGACGTAGTCAATTTGATTTCGGAGGCAATGCTTATTACTAATTGGGAGGCGACTGCTGAAGATGTAGCACAGTTCTTGCACCCGCATCCTACGTATGCCGAATCGATTGGTGAGACAGTGCTGAAGTTAGCGAATAAGCCATTGCATTCGTTATAG
- a CDS encoding FAD-dependent oxidoreductase, which produces MDILIIGSGFAGIEASFLLSELPGLDADITVVSLDNEMVFTPSLIWLPPKRKLLGDISFDLKPIFNRKGINFYIGEVVSVEPQDNKVVLASGLELGYDYLIVSAGWKPKRSHVRGHKNVLFPCALRDVLELTRIIDEMDGGTITFAIEGERPGPGAEYLGWIHVYLSEKGIRDRFDLHLAEEKHRLLIHLGREACDLLTEDFRRCGVTLHLGRKLAEARPGIAVLEDGLEIPSDVICSVGKVEAPDFLQKLKFSTAEGFMPVNEDLSCKSYDNIFVAGDAADFGRVNVPKVAHVALEQGQVAARNVYAAITGSKKQKYDAEHAFANFYILSDFGVTAVLAKNYKIIDYGEHLSSLKEAIERYYIYTHKAGIPWKLI; this is translated from the coding sequence ATGGATATTCTAATCATAGGGAGCGGTTTCGCCGGGATTGAGGCCTCTTTTCTACTCAGTGAATTGCCGGGTCTGGATGCGGATATAACCGTTGTCAGCTTGGACAATGAAATGGTATTTACCCCAAGCCTTATTTGGCTGCCGCCGAAGCGCAAGTTGCTTGGTGATATATCGTTTGACCTCAAGCCTATTTTCAATAGGAAGGGGATCAATTTCTATATCGGTGAGGTTGTCTCAGTTGAGCCCCAGGACAATAAAGTAGTGCTGGCCAGCGGGCTTGAACTTGGTTATGACTACCTGATAGTTAGCGCCGGATGGAAACCCAAGAGAAGCCATGTAAGGGGACACAAAAACGTCTTATTTCCATGCGCGCTGCGGGATGTGCTTGAGCTAACCCGCATAATAGATGAGATGGATGGCGGAACGATTACTTTCGCAATCGAGGGTGAGAGGCCTGGGCCGGGCGCGGAATACCTAGGCTGGATACATGTCTATTTGAGTGAGAAGGGGATAAGAGATCGTTTTGACCTCCATCTTGCCGAGGAGAAGCACAGGCTGTTGATCCACCTTGGTAGGGAGGCCTGTGATTTGCTCACCGAGGACTTTAGACGCTGTGGAGTAACCCTTCATCTTGGCAGGAAGCTGGCTGAAGCAAGGCCCGGTATAGCGGTTCTAGAGGATGGTCTCGAAATACCATCGGATGTAATCTGTTCGGTTGGTAAAGTGGAGGCACCTGATTTTCTTCAGAAACTGAAGTTTTCTACCGCTGAGGGATTTATGCCGGTGAATGAGGATTTGTCATGCAAGAGTTACGATAATATTTTTGTTGCTGGCGACGCTGCCGACTTTGGTCGGGTAAATGTTCCCAAAGTTGCCCATGTTGCGTTAGAGCAGGGGCAGGTGGCAGCAAGAAATGTTTATGCTGCGATAACGGGTAGCAAAAAACAAAAGTATGATGCCGAGCATGCTTTTGCAAATTTCTATATATTGTCTGATTTTGGTGTGACAGCTGTATTGGCCAAGAATTATAAAATCATAGACTATGGAGAGCACCTCTCGAGTCTTAAAGAAGCAATCGAGCGATATTATATATACACGCACAAAGCGGGGATTCCGTGGAAGCTTATTTAA